From the genome of Leptodactylus fuscus isolate aLepFus1 chromosome 1, aLepFus1.hap2, whole genome shotgun sequence, one region includes:
- the LOC142182738 gene encoding vomeronasal type-2 receptor 26-like: protein MPQGRCNEPCSPGYRKAPNGGYHVCCYNCVPCSEGEVSNITDSDICHKCPEEEWPDKKREKCILKPYEFLSYEKDILIFVFSGLSLLFSAVTLFILGIFIYYWDTPIVKANNRTVSFILLVSILLGFLCVFFFLGRPVAITCLLRQSSFGIFFSIGVSSVLAKTITVCIVFKATKPGSVWMKWISPRVSYSVVLVCSSVQVLICVIWLLVSPPYVEFDHQSYPEKIIIQCNEGSDLWFYSMLGYMGLLAAVSFLLAFMVRTLPESFNEAKYITFSMLLFCSVWMAMIPAYLSTRGKYMTIVEIFAILTSCAGVLGCIFFPKLYILLLKPELNCRKNIKEKN from the exons ATGCCACAAGGCCGCTGTAATGAGCCGTGTTCTCCGGGATACAGAAAAGCTCCTAATGGAGGATATCATGTCTGCTGCTATAACTGTGTCCCGTGTTCTGAGGGGGAAGTGTCCAATATAACAG ATAGTGACATCTGCCATAAGTGTCCTGAAGAAGAGTGGCCCGATAAGAAGAGAGAGAAATGTATCCTCAAACCCTATGAATTTTTATCTTATGAGAAGGATATTTTGATTTTTGTATTTTCAGGATTATCTTTACTTTTTTCTGCTGTAACATTGTTTATATTGGGAATCTTCATCTATTACTGGGACACTCCAATTGTTAAAGCCAATAACCGGACTGTGAGCTTcatcctcctggtctccatcttGCTCGgcttcctctgtgtcttcttcttccttggTCGTCCAGTGGCCATAACCTGCTTACTGAGACAATCATCATTTGGGATCTTCTTTTCCATTGGTGTCTCTTCTGTTCTTGCCAAGACTATCACAGTCTGTATTGTCTTCAAAGCCACCAAACCTGGCAGTGTCTGGATGAAGTGGATCTCACCCAGAGTCTCTTATTCCGTGGTCTTGGTGTGTTCTTCTGTACAAGTCCTCATTTGTGTTATCTGGTTGTTGGTGTCTCCTCCCTATGTAGAGTTTGACCATCAGTCTTATCCTGAgaagatcatcattcagtgtaatgagggctcagatctctggttctactccatgttgggttatatggggctcctggccgctgtcagctttcttctggctttcatggtgaggacattaccggagagttttaatgaggccaagtacatcaccttcagcatgctgctgttctgtagtgtctggatggccatgatcccggcttatctgagcaccagagggaaatacatgACTATTGTGGAGATATTTGCTATACTGACCTCATGTGCGGGAGTTCTCggatgtatatttttccctaaaCTCTACATTCTGCTTCTAAAACCAGAACTAAATTGTAGAAAAAACATAAAGGAGAAAAACTAA